The Fenneropenaeus chinensis mitochondrion, complete genome region AATTACCTTAATTATTAGAGTAGTAGTCATGGTTTTAGCGTCCCTTTTAGCAAAAAAAACTATTACAGACCGAGAAAAAAATTCACCCTTTGAATGTGGGTTTGACCCAAAAGGGTCAGCCCGTCTTCCATTCTCTCTTCGTTTTTTCTTAATTGCAGTAATTTTTTTAATTTTTGATGTTGAGATTACCCTTTTATTACCCCTAGCTATTATTATAAACTTCTCGAACATCTCGGCATGGGCTTTTACAGGATTTGCCTTTATCCTTATTCTACTTATCGGTTTATACCATGAATGAAACCAAGGTGCATTAGAATGAGCTTATTGGAGTTATAGTCAAAAATGACATCTGATTTGCACTCAGAAAGTGCTCCATTAGGAGCTAACTTCATTAAGTAAAAAGCGAAATATTGCATTCAGTTTCGGCCTGATTTTTGGTGTTAACTCACCTTTACTTACTTGGTTAAAGCCAAAGTAGAGGCATATCACTGTTAATGATAGAAATGAGGAAATTTAACTTCTAACCAAGAAAGGAATAGGTAGATCAAGAAGAAGCTGCTAACTTTTTTCTTAAGCGGTTAAACTCCGTTTATATTCCTGTTATTATAGTGTAATAAACACGTTACATTTTCATTGTAAAACTAAAGGTATCCAACCCTTTTAAAAACAATGTACTATAAATAGAATGTATTTACAGATAAAAAATATCTCCTTCGTAGCTTCAATACGATGCTCTCCTTTATAAGCTATATAAATAAATAACGATGAATAATAGAACAATTAATCAAAGTAAGAAACTTAATATATAAACCTTTATACTATTATCTTGAAGTGTTTGCAAACTTTTAGATCTTGTTATAATAAAAGAATAAGTACCTTGTCCTCCATAAAACTCGGACCATCCTATATCACCTACTTTCTGGTATGTTTCTCCTCTTTTTAAAAATCCTTTTCTTAACCCGTAAGTAGATAAAAAAGGTATAAATCACATAGAGCCCCCAAAAACAACTAGCTCATAACTATTTAGAGAATTCAGCTGATAATTTACAGCATTTAAATTCAATATATAACCAATGACTCCCCCAATTACTCTTACAATTAAAGCAAGTATTTTGAAAAAAGGTCTTATACAAATTATATAAGGGCAAGGAAAAATTAATCAAGCTAAACTTGCACCCCCAAAAACAGCCCCTACTCTTAAACCGATTATAGGATTAGTTATAATTTTACCTTCATCGTTAATAGAATATAAATTCCCCAAGTTAAAATCTCCTGATAAAGTATAATAAACTAAACGTATTGTGTAACATACTGTCAATCCCGTCGCCAAAGCATACAACAAAAAAGAAATCATATTAATAGGAGATATAAAAGCGACCTCCAAGATTATATCTTTTGAATAAAACCCAGCTAAAAAAGGAGTACCACATAAAGCTAAATTAGCTAAGTTCATACATATCCCTGTTAAAGGTATATGATAAACTAATCCTCCTATTATTCGAATATCTTGATAGTCTTTAACACTATGA contains the following coding sequences:
- the ND3 gene encoding NADH dehydrogenase subunit 3 (TAA stop codon is completed by the addition of 3' A residues to the mRNA), translated to MIILLISILITLIISVVVMVLASLLAKKTITDREKNSPFECGFDPKGSARLPFSLRFFLIAVIFLIFDVEITLLLPLAIIMNFSNISAWAFTGFAFILILLIGLYHEWNQGALEWAY